Part of the Sorghum bicolor cultivar BTx623 chromosome 1, Sorghum_bicolor_NCBIv3, whole genome shotgun sequence genome, GCAGGGGGGCGGAGATGGTTACTACCACCGTCGATCTTGTTCCCAACACCGGCATCGACACCAATGTGGGATGAGGTGTTCTCAGTCTCCGTGGCGGAGAAACTGTCATGCACAAGCGCAGCAGACTTGGTTGGGGATGCAAATGGGCTGTCCGGCAAATTGTGCTCTCCACTGTGTCAGGGAATAAGTAGCGATCAAGCTTTGACACACTCAAATGTTTTTGAACTTTTTCGAGTTGAATATCAATATATCTATCCGATCATGATTCATGAAAGCTAAGTGTGGGAATGATGACGATGGGTTGTTTAGTGTAGTTTAATCCACCTTTGGTCGCTATCAGCGGCGTCGCAAGCAGATTCCTCCTTATCACCGGCGTTGACCTTCCCCTCCAGAGCAAATCCACTGCTCAGCTTGAGCTGCTCCCCTGTCAACGGCCAAGGAATCACAATGATCAGTAACATTTGAATACAAATTTGGTTTACTGAAGCGACCAACGTGCTGCTTCAAGAAGCATACCGGACTCTGGTGGCGACTCGACTACGATGGTGCTCACAAGTTGGCTGGACGCGAAGGCATTGGCAATTGGTGTGGGCAGTGgcgatgctgctgctgctgttgctgctgcacgAGCCTTAAGGTCGAGCAGCTGAAGACCCATGAGGCGGCGGCTCTGGAGCTCAATGGCCTGCTGCAGTTCGGCAACCTGCTGCTGTTCCTCCAGCTTTCGGCGCAACAGCAGCTCGTTGGCGCTGTTTGAGTGCTGCAGCATCCTCGCGCCTGACAATCACCACAACAAAATCAAAATCACACTAGGTATCAACGACTGGTCCAAGTTCGACAACACAACCAACCAAAGATAACATCGTTAGGGGATCTTTTTACCGAGCTGGTGCAGATCAAAGGGGTCCCGGGCGTCCAGCCCGCCGGGGGGCGTCGTGCAGCCGGAGAAGTCCCCTTGCTGCTGCTTCCTGCGAAGCGAGAACAGCAAATCAGTCAACCCGAGCAACTGCATGCCGCCATTGCCGTTGCTGGAAGCGAAGGATGAATTGGCAATGCACGCCTGTACTTGTCGGGGACCTTGCCCTTCTCCTTATAGGGCTTGACGAGCACGCGTGCGTCGCAGATGAAGTGCGGGTTGCCCTTGGCGAGGATGAGCTTCACCGTCTCTGGGTACACGAAGGTGACGAACCCGAACATGCGCTTCTGCTGGTAGGGAATGCGCACGTCGTGAACTGGCCCGTAGATACTGCACCGCATTGCCAAGAAGCGCAAAGGGTCGGTCAACCATGGTGTTCTACCGAAGCAAGGCAAAGATTGCAGCATCACATTAGCATGTGTGCGTGCATGCATACCTGAAATAGTTGGAGACGTCCTCCTCGCGGAATGTGCTGTCGGCCGGGAAGGTCAGATAAATCTGGCGCGAGCCGGGGTTCATCATGTTGGCGAAGTCGGCGCGGTCCAGGCGCGGCCGGCCCATGAACTTGTGcgcctcgtcgccgccgcccaGCATCAGAGACGCGGCCGCCGCGGCTCTGCACGCGCACAGACGAAAAAAAGGCTGGAGCTTTGGTGCGAATGATTCGAGTTTTGGGGGTCAGACCATGTGAAAGGCGTCTGCTCAGCTCTACCTgtcgtgctgctgctgctgttgctgcagcAGGAAGCTGAGGCACTTGCTAGCGGCGGAGGGCGAGCCTGGGAGGGAGCCAGTGGGGGAGTAGGGGAAGGCGGCGGGGCCGAGGCGCTGGCTCTTGGAGCGGATGAGGAAGTCCtggcactgctgctgctgctgatcggCGGCTGCATCCATCTTGGCGCCAGCGAGCGCGGCAGCGTCGTCAGGGAGACCGCCGTGGACGAACCTGCAGCTGCCGCCGTTCTTGCAGAACCCGCGCGCGTAGTAGAGGCAGGGCTTCCACCCGAAAccatcgccgccgcctccgctgcCAAGGCAGAGCTCGTTGACTGACGCGCTCCGGCGGTGCGCTGGGCCGCCGTTGGGCCACCCGAGGCCGAACGCGAACATCCCACCGGCATCACCCGGGCCGGGGCTCCGGCACTCCCCGCCGTCGAACCCGGGGAGCTGGTGGGACGGGTTCGCGCCGCCCTCGTTGAGGAACGCAAGCTGCTCCTGCAGCTGCAAGTCGTCCAGGAGCGCGTCCGCGGACTGATGAGGATAGAACGGCGCCGCGCCGCCATTCACGGGACTGGGCAGCTCCTCCCCAGCCCCCGTGGACTCCTCCGCGGTGCCATTACTCGTGCTGTTGCTCCTGGAGAACACCGGCGCGTGGCCCCATGACGACGGCGAGGACACCGAGAGCGGCGACGGCGCGCCGGCGCGCCCGGAGTTCTGGCGTGGGAGCTGCAGGAACGGCGCGTGGCCAGCGGCCGCGACGGAGGTGGGCGACGCCGGGAGGAGCAGGCCGAGGTCCTTGCGCGCCTTGGCCATGACAGCGTGGAGCAGAGACTCGGGGCCGAAGGCGAGGCGGATCATCTCCTTCTCGCCGTGGTCCTGGATGAGGAGGAGGCCCATGATCTTGGCGGCGTGGTCCGGGTCTAGCGCTTGGATCCGGGAGAACACCACCTTGGTGGCCTCGTAGGCGTCCATGGCCGCGCCAAGAGAAGAGGGCCGGCCAGACGAGACGAAACCCTGGCTGGCTCCCTCGCACCGCAGCAGCCAGCAGCTCACGGGCTTCTCGCTTCTTCCTCACACCCCACCTTTACCCAGTGCAGTGCAGCTCGGTCTTACCGCCTTCACGGCCTTTTGTACACACGCTGCTGAGCgcgatcagatcgatggataTGTCAGTGTAGGGTAGCGCTGGGTAATGGCTAGTAGTGCTCTGGCTGCTCGCAAGCTTCCGCTTCCCCAAGCTCCCGCTGCGCCACTGCACCACTGAGCAGCTCCATTTCCCCAAGGTTTGGTGCTTAGCCGCGGCCAATCAAAGAGCAAACCCACTCTCACCCCCTCTCCGGCTctccctctcgctctctcgcgcGCGTTGGGGGTTGGTTTCTTGGGCTTTGGGACTGCGCGAGCGTGGAGTTGGGGGGCTTGAAGACTTGCACACGAAGCAGTGTGCAGACTTTTGAGGGATCAATGGCCGTGTGCACATACCAGTTTTGGTTTCTTATTTTTCGCTGTTGTCCGGGAGGacccagaaaaaaaaaacaacaataGGTGTTCAATGCAAAGCTGCGTGACCTGTGCATGGATCTTGATCTCCCCAATTCGCCATTTTCAAAACCTGATTATGGGCATGGATTCCATCCTGAATGGAGCTTTGTCCGGATCTTCCGTTCTCCCTCCGGCGCCGTGCCGTTACAGTGCAGAAACCCCGCCTATTTGCATTAGTTTTGGCAGAAAACGGATGCTGCTTTTCTCCACATCCTATTGAGACGTCtcgtttagatctaaaaagtagtattttcatttgtatttgacaattattgtctaactagaactaatttagactcaaaagatttctcTCATGATTTCAAAcctaactatgtaattagttattttttaaacctatatttagtactttataccgcaagattcgatgtgatgagaaatcttgaaaagtttttgaattgtggagggaactaaacaaggcctaggcgaTATTTGTTGCATCTACAGAAATGTTGTTCCTCTTTTGGCAGCAAAATGGCCAAGGAATTTCGAAAAACCGGCAAATTGGCAGAAAGGCATGGCGAAGCTTGCCCAGCTGTCGATCAGGGAAGTGATGGATCCAGTCGCATTTCTGAAGAGAAGATGTATCGACGGCGATTGGATAAACTAAAGTGGTAATCTCAATGCAGCACGGTACCACTTTCCTTATCATATTCAAATCATGGATGTTGCCTGGTAACCAATTGTAAGCCGACGGGGCATGTTGCGGTGCGGGCAGCATGAACAGCAGCGAGATTTTTATGCCCGGATACAGAAATGCTTCGCCTGAAGTTGTTTTTCTGAACCTGAAAGACCATGACTTCTGGCCTGGGTATTGATTGTACGTACTTGGGAAATTTGCATGCACACCGCTCTTTCCAAACGATTTGCCAGCACACATCAGAATTCACTCCTAATGTCGCTTTGCCATTAGTTAGTTGCCCCCGTACTCGGAAATAAATTGGTATTCTGCTTTCTGCTGTTATCAACCAACGCGGCTGGCAAGATTTTATTCATCGCAACATTTAGGTTTTTACATTATAGCCAAAACGGATAAGAAGATTGAAGATGGACATGAAAATCATGGGGAAGATAACCGCTAgtttcttgggccttgtttagttccccaaaaattttgcaaaatttttcagattctctgtcacatcgaatctttagacgtatgcatggagtattaaatatagatgaaaataaaaattaattgcacagtttggtcggaattgacgagacgaatcttttgagcctagttagttcataatttgacaatatttgtcaaatacaaacgaaagtgctactatttctattttgcaaaaaattttggaactaaggccttgttcagtttggaaatttttttggattttgacactgtagcactttcgtttttatttgacaaacattgtccaatcatggagtaactaggcttaaaagattcatctcacgatttacagatgaactgtgtaattagtttttgttttcatgtatatttaatgcatcatacatgtgccgcaatattcgatgtgatggaaaatcttgaaaatttttggaaactaaacaaggcataaacAAGACCTTGGTGGGTCTATAAACAGAGGTGGGTTCGGCTAGCACCCTTGGGCGATATCTGTGCACACTTAGAGGTCAAGAACACACTACACTCActttgcttaggccttgtttagttacccaaaaaattttcaaaaatttttagatttcccgtcacatcgaatctttagacatatgcatgaagtactaaatatagataaaaataaaaactaattgcacagtttggtcggaattgacgagatgaatcttttgagcctagttagtccataattggacaatatttgtcaaatacaaacgaaagtgctactattcatattttgcaaaattttttagaagtaaacaaggccttacttaaGGTTGCATTAGAGTGGGATTGGAGAGAGATTTAGTacatttgcttttagagttagCATCTAGTGGCACGCGTTCATCATTGTTGCTGTAACTCTTTAGTTACTCTAGGTGGTTGCTGCCACTTAGATGGCTTAGAGCAGCGGGACATTGCCATCACTTAGATGGCTTAGAGCAGCAAGACACGTTGGGCACCATGTGGTGATTGTGCAGAGGCTCCGGTGGTTATACGTGGACaacggcccggcccggcccgacACGACACGTTGCCTAACGGGCCGAGGGGGCACGTCATGCCCTGTGGGTCGTGCCTTACCGGCCTGCGTGCCTAACCTCCAGCCCAGGCACGGACCCGAGGGCCTTTTTGCGTACCGGGCTGGCCCGTCAGGCACGACAAAAATGGAGGGCTGGGCCAGCCCAAGCCCATAGCCCGTTGAACATATAACATATCAATAAACACAGATTTAAAAACAGATTTCAAACACATTCATAGTTCATCACTTCATCAGTATAAAAAACACATTCAAATACAGATGACAAATGTAGAGAATAGATTTAGATATCAAAATGAGCTGTTTTGTGCAATGTTGTTTTGGTgcaggtgttgggtattttaaacgcaaacagaaaaatccgcaagcgcacggataccgatgtagctttcacccggaagtattccagagtatcgattttccacagggaacgtgagtgtactaattaagaatcaagatcgcccaaggataactatataattatttttggtgggaagagaggaagtttcctgagagttctctagttgatctaatgtGGCAGAACCTCTTGAATTaaatggcccacatgcacacatcattgtcccaaagacttctgatcgacgtgcatgagttccaaatgactcaagaagtctgtcgggtgtccttgggaaacccgaatcatccacgtaacaatcttttcaggaattccctcatcaagcatcacagtattacaacatttcatagataagagaaatcagagtaaaagcggaaaggttacataacatatattgaaacttaagttcatagtttacaaaccataagtatttgatacataaaagcttcggaactttatattacataaaccatagatcacacaacaagtttttacttgcccaaggtcacacatcaggttcatcatcatcactctcctccacaagagtaaaataaccatgaccatcaaaaggataatcaagaggttcacctgcaacatgggttaataaaaccctgagtacaaaagtactcaacaagacttaaccgactataaaagaggtggagactcaggtatgcaggctatagggattcaaggtaaggcttaatcaagatcaagtatttcttttgcataaaagcttactaagagtaaagcctactttcaagttttaactcaagattttCACTTATAACTAACCAAGATCATTATCCTACTTTCATAAACAAATcatctctttcttataccaaagattcacttattactacgatgatggggtgaggattgaggctccatatccgaggaaacacggcgattcgaatcgattaaacccagctggggattcagtaccacacgacatatgtagaacttaatcttgcatatgtcaaccttttctatagatcctcccatacaagaacgggtccagcgtcacccgagagtacagtacaccaccatcctacagccaatctagatgtttcccggtcatctcagatccgtaaggtgggtacacgctactctcgccatctttccactcccagtacgcggttagccgttctcaagtatcggaatagctataggtaaggcttaccgccgcatgcgggctgtactcaaagttctcaatcacaacaggccaacaacggtacggtccttaatcgacacagttggagacactactttaagactccattcttaaagcaagtccaccgaccggtctcaagttgaacatcattaaccataaaagtattccacaacaacccttcaaactttctcatttgaaaacctatccaataagcagggctaagcatactaagtattttcataaaacaggTATCAAGGTAaatattgaaatcatcaaggtagataatgcagcaattaggattcactcaactcctattcacctaatgcatcatattaactcaagtgatataaataactttatgaaaatacaaggatagggtttaatgtccggggcttgccttggtcggAGGGGACGTTCGGCAATTCAACAACacccgaaggatccacaaactcggaagaaacccactggggatcagattcttccggagcgtattctatacgtaaaagtgcatatgcatgattatgatatactcatggcatgataaagacaggttacgtGTTCTTGGATGACAACAATAAACATGACTAtctcgagtacaatttaccttcatggtaaagaaacaaaCAAAGCTAGTTATCAAAGCATAAATCGCTACTAAACaaactttattatttttattaagcAATATTGTGAATCTATCATACcataaagattatttatatgaaaataaaccataaccagggagcatatcatgctaagtaaccGCTGGTTGCCAATCAATCCAGAATATCACACAAAGCCTAAAGgaataattatttctatttcttttataagcatttaaatagctttattattAAACAGATCATACTTTATCAAAAAGAGCTGAAAATATTCCTAAAGCTGGAATACAGTAACACAAgttcacatattaaatttcatgatttttggatatacccataatttactaaaaatcatggaaggtttattcattaataaacaGAGGTAATTTTTAcatacatgcaaactaccagaaaatataATTAACTATTTTTCATGTGTCCTACTCATTTTAAGGAAGCCATACAAAAattctcataatttttggatcagcataaaatttactacacaaattcaaatataaataaaaaactgcataaaaagaaaaagaaaaagattacTGCGCAGTGGGCTGCTTGGAAACTGGGCCGCAGACCGGACCACTGCTTCCGGCCCGCATCCGCGCTGCGCACACCCGCGCCCTCTCCCTCACGCGGGACGCTGACAGGCAAaccccacctgtcagctccGTCCCGTTCACGCGCGGCGGCTCGGCCGCGACTCCGGCGACCGATAGCGAGGCCTTTGGCCCCTGCGCGCGCGCGCATCAGCTCCGACTCAACTCCGCGACTCCATTGGTACCACTCGCGGACGCTCTACCTCACTGCTACCACCTCGGCCACGATAGGAGCGGGCGGTCGCCATGGCCGTCTGtcggccggccactagggccCGGTAGAGAGCAAACGAAGGGTGTAGGGAGGTTCAAGGTGGTTTAGGGAACACGATGCTCACttcaccacggcg contains:
- the LOC8083677 gene encoding zinc finger CCCH domain-containing protein 22 isoform X2, which codes for MDAYEATKVVFSRIQALDPDHAAKIMGLLLIQDHGEKEMIRLAFGPESLLHAVMAKARKDLGLLLPASPTSVAAAGHAPFLQLPRQNSGRAGAPSPLSVSSPSSWGHAPVFSRSNSTSNGTAEESTGAGEELPSPVNGGAAPFYPHQSADALLDDLQLQEQLAFLNEGGANPSHQLPGFDGGECRSPGPGDAGGMFAFGLGWPNGGPAHRRSASVNELCLGSGGGGDGFGWKPCLYYARGFCKNGGSCRFVHGGLPDDAAALAGAKMDAAADQQQQQCQDFLIRSKSQRLGPAAFPYSPTGSLPGSPSAASKCLSFLLQQQQQQHDRAAAAASLMLGGGDEAHKFMGRPRLDRADFANMMNPGSRQIYLTFPADSTFREEDVSNYFSIYGPVHDVRIPYQQKRMFGFVTFVYPETVKLILAKGNPHFICDARVLVKPYKEKGKVPDKKQQQGDFSGCTTPPGGLDARDPFDLHQLGARMLQHSNSANELLLRRKLEEQQQVAELQQAIELQSRRLMGLQLLDLKARAAATAAAASPLPTPIANAFASSQLVSTIVVESPPESGEQLKLSSGFALEGKVNAGDKEESACDAADSDQSGEHNLPDSPFASPTKSAALVHDSFSATETENTSSHIGVDAGVGNKIDGGSNHLRPPALEIPSPSSYFFPMHRLSSDHGAMGM
- the LOC8083677 gene encoding zinc finger CCCH domain-containing protein 22 isoform X1, translating into MDAYEATKVVFSRIQALDPDHAAKIMGLLLIQDHGEKEMIRLAFGPESLLHAVMAKARKDLGLLLPASPTSVAAAGHAPFLQLPRQNSGRAGAPSPLSVSSPSSWGHAPVFSRSNSTSNGTAEESTGAGEELPSPVNGGAAPFYPHQSADALLDDLQLQEQLAFLNEGGANPSHQLPGFDGGECRSPGPGDAGGMFAFGLGWPNGGPAHRRSASVNELCLGSGGGGDGFGWKPCLYYARGFCKNGGSCRFVHGGLPDDAAALAGAKMDAAADQQQQQCQDFLIRSKSQRLGPAAFPYSPTGSLPGSPSAASKCLSFLLQQQQQQHDRAAAAASLMLGGGDEAHKFMGRPRLDRADFANMMNPGSRQIYLTFPADSTFREEDVSNYFSIYGPVHDVRIPYQQKRMFGFVTFVYPETVKLILAKGNPHFICDARVLVKPYKEKGKVPDKYRKQQQGDFSGCTTPPGGLDARDPFDLHQLGARMLQHSNSANELLLRRKLEEQQQVAELQQAIELQSRRLMGLQLLDLKARAAATAAAASPLPTPIANAFASSQLVSTIVVESPPESGEQLKLSSGFALEGKVNAGDKEESACDAADSDQSGEHNLPDSPFASPTKSAALVHDSFSATETENTSSHIGVDAGVGNKIDGGSNHLRPPALEIPSPSSYFFPMHRLSSDHGAMGM